One Fundidesulfovibrio magnetotacticus genomic window carries:
- a CDS encoding TrmO family methyltransferase domain-containing protein: MPFVRVPVIGVLRTPHFTLEAIPRQAHLAPQAVGRAELYPEFAPGLKGIAPGDRVVLTFRFHKARRTELTTTTRSTGRVCGVFASRSPRRPSRLGESVVEVTAVEPSALVFRGVDMLDGTPLLDIKPWIGPDRDRG, encoded by the coding sequence ATGCCCTTCGTCCGCGTTCCCGTCATCGGGGTTCTTCGCACGCCCCACTTCACCCTGGAGGCCATCCCCCGCCAGGCCCACCTCGCTCCGCAGGCCGTGGGCCGCGCGGAATTGTATCCCGAGTTCGCCCCGGGGCTGAAGGGCATCGCCCCGGGCGACCGCGTGGTGCTCACCTTCCGCTTCCACAAGGCGCGGCGCACGGAACTGACCACGACGACCCGGAGCACGGGGCGCGTCTGCGGTGTGTTCGCCTCGCGTTCGCCGCGCAGGCCTTCGCGCCTGGGCGAGAGCGTGGTGGAGGTGACGGCCGTGGAGCCTTCGGCCCTGGTCTTCCGGGGGGTGGACATGCTCGACGGCACGCCGCTTCTTGACATCAAACCCTGGATCGGCCCGGACAGGGACCGGGGCTGA
- a CDS encoding Rossmann fold nucleotide-binding protein — translation MKLAPFVTGDGQLVEASVIHFNQDLAAPQLFGTMRFSHVSDSLRGLVRDIAGRAKSESRPLEDFLDVSGRSGHSRIGIDIHLSEGEPHVSDKTKTIELPVVVSALNRHLAESLSDLQALASRTPVDIGRLFVPLSDHLSREEVLKALEREELLLSEGHEIGADGVLEVPLENVRYILSQRLISIPNNFAEMIVRGKHGLAMFQQPAPSGLPEEFGPKEFMVSALRISLGPYTAFISRNLNRPGVFHLASRLLDGVRTTGIDTLRQAEIYNRGDDPVPFRDLRLRIKLYPADERVSAITTRVLKPGKATAILARGVDFAEITDIFNAEACRALFDEISAAPGGGGLYGRIMMPGRIVTIPWEQEDNRWIPEFQWRLVYECARGNVPESILTGEEIPKRFRNFLHDLKYVGGEQSLSKVFVSDSLPPVDALRVLKRNGVGVVVIRSINMRGSRNGGNPEYYLDQSSYEEINRLWREGMRFYMIFAQDEACHVREFNSGFWVSAEGKERLGRLHTTAALFGSVVDELKPILMPQFEEFFAALAADPRLGEGLAIAHGSGPGVMKAADDAAARHGIYRIGVGIDGEKIGQRTNFSPEAVVQFVNIALNTRQDILDRRSLFKVFNVGGYGTSYEVNMALTFMKIGHCLPAPYVFVDPLGLGGEGGHLWRKSIEQFQELSSAHKTGQAEIPPLGPMWVVNCCHLVRSYPEALTVIRAFLDDPAAYWSGAGIDIAKVLEARDNLARAGVVIPPYIVQALAPYDRKDA, via the coding sequence ATGAAACTCGCTCCCTTCGTCACCGGAGACGGCCAGCTCGTCGAAGCCAGCGTCATCCATTTCAACCAGGACCTCGCCGCGCCCCAGCTTTTCGGGACCATGCGCTTCAGCCACGTCTCCGATTCCCTGCGCGGCCTCGTGCGCGACATCGCCGGGCGGGCCAAGAGTGAATCGCGCCCGCTGGAAGACTTCCTGGACGTGAGCGGGCGCAGCGGCCATTCGCGCATCGGCATCGACATCCACCTGAGCGAGGGAGAGCCCCACGTTTCGGACAAGACCAAGACCATCGAACTTCCGGTGGTGGTTTCGGCGCTCAACCGCCACCTGGCCGAGTCCCTTTCCGACCTCCAGGCCCTGGCAAGCCGCACCCCCGTGGACATAGGCCGCCTTTTCGTGCCCCTCTCGGACCACCTTTCACGCGAGGAGGTCCTCAAGGCCCTGGAGCGCGAGGAACTGCTGCTGAGCGAGGGCCACGAGATCGGAGCCGACGGCGTGCTGGAAGTGCCCCTGGAGAACGTGCGCTACATCCTCTCCCAGCGGCTCATCTCCATCCCCAACAATTTCGCGGAGATGATCGTGCGCGGCAAGCATGGCCTGGCCATGTTCCAGCAGCCAGCGCCCTCGGGCCTGCCCGAGGAGTTCGGCCCCAAGGAATTCATGGTGAGCGCCCTGCGCATTTCGCTGGGGCCTTACACGGCTTTCATCTCGCGCAATCTCAACCGCCCCGGCGTGTTCCACCTGGCCTCGCGCCTGCTCGACGGCGTGCGCACCACGGGCATCGACACCCTGCGCCAGGCCGAAATCTACAACCGCGGCGACGATCCCGTGCCCTTCCGCGACCTGCGCCTGCGCATCAAGCTCTATCCGGCCGACGAGCGCGTGAGCGCCATCACCACCCGGGTGCTCAAGCCCGGCAAGGCCACGGCCATCCTGGCCCGGGGCGTGGACTTCGCGGAAATCACCGACATCTTCAACGCCGAGGCCTGCCGCGCCCTCTTCGACGAGATCTCGGCCGCGCCCGGCGGCGGCGGGCTCTACGGACGCATCATGATGCCCGGACGCATCGTGACCATCCCCTGGGAGCAGGAGGACAACCGCTGGATTCCGGAATTCCAGTGGCGCCTGGTCTACGAGTGCGCCCGGGGCAACGTGCCCGAGTCCATCCTCACGGGCGAGGAGATCCCCAAGCGTTTCAGGAACTTCCTGCACGACCTCAAATACGTGGGCGGCGAGCAGAGCCTCTCCAAGGTGTTCGTCAGCGACTCCCTGCCGCCCGTGGACGCCCTGCGCGTGCTCAAGCGCAACGGCGTGGGCGTCGTGGTGATCCGCAGCATCAACATGCGCGGATCGCGCAACGGCGGCAATCCGGAATACTACCTGGACCAGTCCTCCTACGAGGAGATCAACCGCCTCTGGCGCGAGGGCATGCGCTTCTACATGATCTTCGCCCAGGACGAGGCCTGCCACGTGCGCGAATTCAACAGCGGCTTCTGGGTCTCCGCCGAGGGCAAGGAGCGCCTGGGCCGCCTGCACACCACGGCGGCGCTCTTCGGCTCCGTGGTGGACGAGTTGAAGCCCATCCTCATGCCCCAGTTCGAGGAGTTCTTCGCCGCCCTGGCCGCCGATCCCCGCCTGGGCGAGGGCCTGGCCATCGCCCACGGTTCCGGCCCGGGCGTCATGAAGGCCGCGGACGACGCCGCCGCGCGCCACGGCATCTACCGCATCGGCGTGGGCATCGACGGCGAGAAGATCGGCCAGCGCACCAACTTCTCCCCCGAGGCCGTGGTGCAGTTCGTGAACATCGCCCTGAACACCCGCCAGGACATCCTGGACCGGCGCAGCCTCTTCAAGGTGTTCAACGTGGGCGGCTACGGCACGAGCTACGAGGTGAACATGGCCCTCACCTTCATGAAGATCGGCCACTGCCTCCCGGCCCCCTACGTCTTCGTGGACCCCCTGGGCCTGGGCGGCGAGGGCGGGCATCTCTGGCGCAAGTCCATCGAGCAGTTCCAGGAGCTTTCCTCGGCCCACAAGACAGGCCAGGCCGAGATACCTCCCCTCGGCCCCATGTGGGTGGTCAACTGCTGCCACCTGGTGCGCTCCTACCCCGAGGCCCTGACCGTGATCCGCGCCTTCCTGGACGACCCGGCCGCCTACTGGAGCGGGGCGGGCATCGACATCGCCAAAGTGCTGGAGGCGCGCGACAACCTGGCCCGCGCGGGGGTGGTCATCCCGCCCTACATCGTCCAGGCCCTGGCCCCCTACGATCGCAAAGACGCCTGA
- a CDS encoding glycosyltransferase family 2 protein, whose protein sequence is MVSLIGVVISNRDYGPRLPGLFASLAAQTVGLQRVACVFADDASSDGSLEKARALGSALPFARFEARAVGPLGHPARTRNAGFDLAGAADPLLFLDADDLLLPRYLEACLEALERGAQVVACDYEERSPEDSRIVRLADFDPALLRTQNILGIGSMMRREVFLALEGFRDHSDYEDWDFWVRAAHGGFRFARVPEALYVHMRHGVGFSSRAEARDGRAKAAIVAATPGFFPPETRRWAKALLEGKPWAQPLARGVIPREEDVRALRDAWAALRTARARREG, encoded by the coding sequence GTGGTTTCCCTGATAGGCGTGGTGATCTCCAACCGCGACTACGGTCCGCGCCTGCCCGGGCTCTTCGCTTCCCTGGCGGCCCAGACCGTGGGCCTTCAGCGCGTGGCGTGCGTCTTCGCCGACGACGCGAGCTCCGACGGCTCCCTGGAGAAGGCCCGCGCGCTGGGAAGCGCCCTGCCCTTCGCGCGCTTCGAGGCCCGGGCCGTGGGGCCGCTTGGCCACCCCGCGCGCACGCGCAACGCGGGCTTCGACCTCGCCGGGGCCGCCGACCCCCTGCTGTTTCTCGACGCCGACGACCTGCTCCTGCCCCGCTATCTGGAAGCCTGCCTGGAGGCCCTGGAGCGCGGCGCCCAGGTGGTCGCCTGCGACTACGAGGAGCGCTCCCCCGAGGACAGCCGCATCGTGCGCCTGGCCGATTTCGACCCCGCCCTCCTGCGCACCCAGAACATCCTGGGCATCGGCAGCATGATGCGCCGCGAGGTGTTCCTGGCGTTGGAGGGCTTCCGGGACCACTCCGACTACGAGGACTGGGACTTCTGGGTGCGCGCCGCCCACGGTGGCTTCCGCTTCGCCCGCGTGCCCGAGGCCCTCTACGTGCACATGCGCCACGGCGTCGGTTTCTCAAGCCGGGCCGAGGCGCGCGACGGCCGGGCCAAGGCCGCCATCGTGGCCGCCACCCCGGGCTTCTTCCCGCCCGAGACCCGGCGCTGGGCCAAGGCCCTTCTGGAGGGCAAGCCCTGGGCGCAGCCCCTGGCGAGGGGGGTGATCCCCCGCGAGGAGGACGTGCGCGCCCTGCGCGACGCCTGGGCCGCCCTGCGTACGGCCCGGGCGCGCCGGGAGGGCTGA
- a CDS encoding DUF6976 family protein, whose amino-acid sequence MSQQLMSLETASTAIASGRKLILAGDEQALNRLPKGSWIAGTIPYFITNEQGGLSTREQVFATDITDIATSLEIKAYDQNSLSHVYSDGPDNGFSFILIPAMSKAHLSFALNAPNYKDFGTVPLIGWIAGVHLDDLGKRTPKVYNGQTGEFLEEGALVLSATLPPGKAAEIGIVNLFEQGEGDTLTFPETGFATKDVLVNGERRNFAAYLVKNRLDTKLPLVADYYGALVNISFQGIDEADGEVKFYAPVFTGIRYKHARPVPDYAAQFTGKLCSACNIQPANLVFSCNCILNYLYSELEGKKTEPFSGPATFGEIAYQLLNQTLVYLEVHEI is encoded by the coding sequence ATGAGCCAGCAACTGATGTCCCTCGAAACGGCCTCCACGGCCATCGCCTCCGGGCGCAAACTGATCCTGGCGGGCGACGAGCAGGCCCTGAACCGCCTGCCCAAAGGTTCCTGGATCGCCGGAACCATCCCCTATTTCATCACCAACGAGCAGGGCGGCCTTTCAACCCGCGAGCAGGTGTTCGCCACCGACATCACGGACATCGCCACGTCCCTGGAGATCAAGGCCTACGATCAAAACTCCTTGAGCCACGTCTATTCGGACGGCCCGGACAACGGCTTCAGCTTCATCCTCATCCCGGCAATGAGCAAGGCCCATCTCTCCTTCGCGCTCAACGCCCCAAATTACAAGGACTTCGGCACAGTACCCCTCATCGGCTGGATCGCGGGCGTGCACCTGGACGACCTGGGCAAGCGCACGCCCAAGGTCTACAACGGGCAGACGGGCGAGTTCCTGGAGGAGGGCGCGCTGGTGCTCTCGGCCACGCTGCCCCCGGGCAAGGCGGCCGAAATCGGCATCGTGAACCTTTTCGAGCAGGGCGAGGGCGACACGCTCACCTTCCCGGAAACCGGATTCGCCACCAAGGACGTGCTCGTCAACGGCGAACGCCGCAACTTCGCGGCCTATCTGGTGAAGAACCGCCTGGACACCAAGCTCCCCCTGGTGGCCGACTACTACGGGGCCCTGGTGAACATCAGCTTCCAGGGCATCGACGAGGCCGACGGAGAGGTGAAGTTCTACGCCCCCGTGTTCACCGGCATCCGCTACAAGCACGCCCGCCCCGTGCCGGACTACGCCGCACAGTTCACCGGCAAGCTCTGTTCGGCCTGCAACATCCAGCCCGCCAACTTGGTGTTCTCCTGCAACTGCATCCTGAACTACCTCTATTCCGAGCTGGAAGGCAAAAAGACCGAGCCCTTCAGCGGTCCCGCCACCTTCGGCGAGATCGCCTACCAGCTGCTCAACCAGACCCTGGTCTACCTGGAAGTCCACGAGATCTGA
- a CDS encoding NAD(P)/FAD-dependent oxidoreductase has protein sequence MQDAQCLIIGAGPAGLSAAIYTARAGMRTLVLGSDPKIAGDYDIDNYFGFEDTISGRDLMARGRLQAQRFGAEIRQEKVLGVHHGDNGRFHVKTDQGEYDACAVILATGAARNRPKIKGLADYEGKGVSYCVSCDGFFHRGKPVMVAGEGLFAANQALELLAYTPDVRICTLGKPSAIPPEYGERLARAGIEVIEAAVESLEGDPGLTAVRLADGRRIEISGLFIAMGEASSTDFAYTLGVARSGIFLETDRDMKTNIEGVFAAGDCTGGFLQIAVAVGEGALAGRSAIAWLKSSCPGGGKR, from the coding sequence ATGCAAGACGCTCAGTGCCTGATCATCGGCGCGGGCCCCGCCGGGCTCTCGGCCGCCATCTACACCGCCCGGGCCGGCATGAGGACCCTCGTGCTCGGCAGCGACCCGAAAATCGCGGGCGACTACGACATCGACAACTACTTCGGCTTCGAGGACACCATCTCCGGGCGCGACCTCATGGCGCGCGGACGCCTCCAGGCCCAGCGCTTCGGGGCCGAGATCCGCCAGGAGAAGGTCCTGGGAGTGCACCACGGCGACAACGGGCGCTTCCACGTGAAGACCGACCAGGGCGAATACGACGCCTGCGCCGTGATCCTGGCCACGGGCGCGGCGCGCAACCGCCCGAAGATCAAAGGGCTGGCGGACTACGAGGGCAAGGGCGTCTCCTACTGCGTCTCCTGCGACGGCTTCTTCCACAGGGGCAAGCCCGTGATGGTGGCCGGGGAGGGGCTCTTCGCCGCCAACCAGGCCCTGGAGCTTTTGGCCTACACCCCGGACGTGCGCATCTGCACCCTGGGCAAGCCCTCGGCCATCCCCCCGGAATACGGCGAACGCCTGGCCAGGGCGGGCATCGAGGTGATCGAGGCGGCCGTGGAATCCCTGGAGGGCGATCCCGGCCTGACGGCCGTGCGCCTTGCCGACGGCCGCCGCATCGAGATTTCCGGCCTCTTCATCGCCATGGGCGAAGCCTCGTCCACGGACTTCGCCTACACCCTGGGCGTGGCGCGCAGCGGCATCTTTCTGGAAACCGACCGGGACATGAAGACCAACATCGAGGGCGTGTTCGCCGCCGGGGACTGCACCGGGGGCTTCCTGCAGATCGCCGTGGCCGTAGGAGAAGGCGCGCTGGCCGGACGCTCGGCCATCGCATGGCTCAAGTCCAGCTGCCCGGGCGGGGGCAAACGGTGA
- a CDS encoding Nif3-like dinuclear metal center hexameric protein, translated as MNITDLFALVERLAPPRMAASWDRCGVQVAGAHGKASRLAVALDPLPATLAQALDWGAQAVLTHHPLGKTPRLPDRRDAHREALKLLLGRDAWLYAAHTSLDCAPGGPAAWLADELGLSERAVVDPQGETRRVMAFYKEVAMDGFDAFQLPEGLDVDRLHFDRDALRHAPQAFSCPEPHWPALRAALQACPDVSSMAGAVSLVEPSEPYGYGIVGRLPSPMGWDDFLAELWRLLPRAFLSFAGEAAARVERVAYCTGSGASCGARAFALGADVFLTGDVPHHFALDLAPLGLTVDCGHHVLEQEMMRRFAGRLADETRGQELEVRFFESPDPLRAALRPS; from the coding sequence ATGAACATCACAGATCTCTTCGCACTCGTCGAGCGCCTCGCTCCGCCGCGCATGGCCGCCTCCTGGGACCGCTGCGGCGTCCAGGTGGCCGGCGCTCACGGCAAGGCCTCCCGGCTGGCCGTGGCCCTGGACCCCCTGCCCGCCACCCTGGCCCAGGCCCTGGACTGGGGCGCGCAGGCCGTGCTCACCCACCACCCCCTGGGCAAAACCCCGCGCCTGCCGGACCGCCGCGACGCCCACCGCGAGGCGCTCAAGCTCCTGCTCGGACGCGATGCCTGGCTCTACGCGGCCCACACCTCGCTCGACTGCGCCCCCGGCGGCCCCGCCGCATGGCTGGCCGACGAGCTGGGCCTCTCGGAGCGCGCCGTGGTGGACCCCCAGGGCGAAACCCGCCGCGTCATGGCCTTCTACAAGGAAGTGGCCATGGACGGCTTCGACGCCTTTCAGCTGCCCGAGGGCCTGGACGTGGACCGCCTCCACTTCGACCGCGACGCCCTGCGCCACGCCCCCCAGGCCTTCTCCTGCCCCGAGCCCCACTGGCCCGCCTTGCGCGCGGCCCTGCAGGCCTGCCCGGACGTTTCGTCCATGGCCGGGGCCGTGTCCCTGGTCGAGCCCTCCGAGCCATACGGCTACGGCATCGTCGGCCGACTGCCCTCCCCCATGGGCTGGGACGATTTCCTTGCCGAACTCTGGCGGCTGCTGCCCCGGGCCTTCCTCTCCTTCGCGGGCGAAGCCGCCGCCAGGGTGGAGCGCGTGGCCTACTGCACCGGGTCCGGCGCGTCCTGCGGGGCCAGGGCTTTCGCCCTGGGCGCGGACGTGTTCCTTACGGGCGACGTGCCCCATCACTTCGCCCTGGACCTGGCTCCCCTGGGGCTCACCGTGGACTGCGGCCACCACGTGCTGGAGCAGGAGATGATGCGTCGGTTCGCCGGTCGTCTCGCCGACGAGACGCGCGGCCAGGAATTGGAAGTTCGCTTTTTCGAGAGCCCTGACCCCCTGCGGGCGGCGCTCAGACCTTCGTGA
- a CDS encoding zinc ribbon domain-containing protein, whose protein sequence is MYHKQIEQLVMLQRIDGEILTLRTELDNAPQEIQSLEKRHQDAETARNVVLEKLGYLTDQLKRLENDMEEDHVRLRKSKSKMMMVGNSKEYHAMVREMDNLEKLNRSRDEEKAAFAEELERQTSAEQEVTAKAEAVSKELEVARAGLDERMQAARKRLDVLAGQRKEACKVLPPPILSRYEFIRSRLPNPVIVSVDQGVCAGCNISIPPQAFIELQKGQQILSCPNCQRLIFWVQHIAPQTTPEEGKDAKA, encoded by the coding sequence ATGTACCACAAGCAGATCGAACAGTTGGTGATGCTCCAGCGCATCGACGGCGAAATCCTCACGCTGCGCACCGAGCTGGACAACGCGCCCCAGGAGATCCAGAGCCTGGAGAAGAGGCACCAGGATGCCGAGACCGCGCGCAACGTGGTGCTCGAAAAGCTGGGCTACCTCACCGACCAGCTCAAGCGCCTGGAAAACGACATGGAAGAAGACCATGTCCGCCTGCGCAAGTCCAAAAGCAAGATGATGATGGTGGGCAACTCCAAGGAATACCACGCCATGGTGCGCGAGATGGACAACCTGGAGAAGCTCAACCGCTCCCGCGACGAGGAGAAGGCCGCCTTCGCCGAGGAGCTGGAGCGCCAGACCAGCGCCGAACAGGAAGTGACCGCCAAGGCCGAGGCCGTGAGCAAGGAGCTGGAAGTGGCCCGCGCCGGGCTCGACGAGCGCATGCAGGCCGCCCGCAAGCGCCTGGACGTGCTGGCCGGGCAGCGCAAGGAGGCCTGCAAGGTCCTGCCGCCGCCCATCCTCTCCCGCTACGAGTTCATCCGCTCGCGTCTGCCCAACCCGGTCATCGTCTCCGTGGATCAGGGCGTGTGCGCGGGCTGCAACATCTCCATTCCGCCCCAGGCCTTCATCGAGCTGCAGAAGGGCCAGCAGATCCTCTCCTGCCCCAACTGCCAGCGCCTGATCTTCTGGGTGCAGCACATCGCCCCCCAGACGACCCCCGAAGAGGGCAAGGACGCCAA